In the Colwellia sp. 20A7 genome, one interval contains:
- a CDS encoding MFS transporter: MKEFKLGWKIVLTAMLGIAFSGSNMLLYAVGSLAPELSAEFGWSHGSIQLASLFSIITIVLSLPIAGYLSDKFGVRLVTLISVLLTVASIALHSFLTNNIVYYYLLASITSLAFAGTLPLTWTKMVTSWFDKRLGLALGLTLLGTGLGGALIKPITAGLIVEFGWRGTYLGLAIIPLVIVFPLVLMWFKDPEEKHNTSDEFIEDEVSATINITFKQALKDWRFWIIAIAYMPIGFAVSGLITNMEVILASGGADAGLVVTAATAFGVFVVIGRIVGGFLLDKYNPGVVGGTLIMSLSVAFLILNQQDLSMSMALLAMGLAGFGTGVEFDVLSYIISRIFGRVHYSKIFGSVIALMYVASAFGPMSFGATYDKYGNFSIVLIATAAAVFVSSLLIGTLRNSLKIQKINES; this comes from the coding sequence ATGAAAGAATTTAAATTAGGTTGGAAAATTGTATTAACTGCTATGTTAGGTATAGCATTTAGCGGATCGAATATGTTGCTTTATGCGGTCGGCTCTCTTGCACCTGAGCTCTCTGCAGAGTTTGGTTGGTCACATGGTTCTATCCAACTGGCTTCTTTGTTCAGTATCATCACTATCGTGTTAAGTTTACCTATTGCGGGTTACCTATCCGATAAATTTGGGGTACGGTTGGTAACACTTATCTCGGTTTTACTGACGGTAGCTTCCATAGCGCTTCATTCATTTCTTACAAATAATATTGTTTATTATTACCTTTTGGCATCAATTACTTCCTTAGCCTTTGCTGGTACTTTACCGCTTACTTGGACCAAAATGGTTACTTCGTGGTTTGACAAGCGTCTGGGTTTAGCACTTGGTTTAACCTTGCTTGGTACAGGCTTAGGTGGTGCTTTAATAAAACCTATCACGGCCGGCTTAATTGTTGAGTTTGGATGGCGTGGTACTTATTTGGGATTAGCTATTATTCCACTTGTGATTGTTTTTCCTTTGGTTTTGATGTGGTTTAAGGATCCTGAAGAAAAACATAATACCTCTGATGAGTTTATTGAAGACGAGGTATCAGCAACTATTAACATCACGTTTAAACAGGCATTAAAAGACTGGCGTTTTTGGATTATTGCAATCGCCTATATGCCTATTGGATTTGCCGTATCTGGCTTGATTACTAATATGGAAGTTATCCTTGCAAGCGGTGGTGCAGATGCAGGTCTTGTTGTTACTGCGGCAACGGCTTTCGGCGTATTTGTAGTCATAGGTCGTATTGTTGGCGGTTTTTTATTGGATAAATACAACCCTGGGGTTGTTGGTGGCACGCTCATTATGTCTTTGTCGGTTGCTTTTTTGATACTGAATCAACAAGACTTGAGTATGTCTATGGCCTTATTAGCAATGGGACTTGCAGGCTTTGGAACAGGGGTTGAGTTTGACGTACTATCATACATCATAAGCCGTATTTTTGGGCGTGTACACTACTCCAAAATATTTGGTTCGGTGATTGCGTTGATGTATGTGGCATCAGCATTCGGACCAATGTCATTTGGCGCCACCTATGATAAATATGGCAATTTTAGCATCGTGCTTATCGCTACGGCTGCGGCGGTCTTTGTGTCGTCACTATTGATAGGGACTTTAAGAAACAGTTTGAAAATACAAAAAATTAACGAGAGTTAA
- a CDS encoding MFS transporter — translation MTSGFFTYAFSLLIVPLKEEFNASLQSVMYANMSAAVFGLLLMPVGGILIDRFSARWTMTCGGLAAAIGLWYMSYASSIVEFNLAFGITAGVAVAFMGPVSTSAVVTRWFTRNRGKALGITAMGTSFGGILMPVIVAYCLAVGSWRETIVYVALLTCLIILPLIFILIRGKPSDIGMEPEPDTDSDSSEADVGDPVLTSKQIIFHPSYWFLGLSLGLLVTCFTATVANIGPFIAQTGGTPAQASMFILVMSIAGISGKIIFGVMADKINLKYGLWISQCLLIISLQLLSLEPSFVLLAIASVGLGLTTGSMLPVWGSMMARLYGVVSYGRAMGVMMPLVSILAIMGFPLIGALFGINESYQLPFAVFTGITVLSAMLLLPLKLDHVTVRHSVKKIRV, via the coding sequence TTGACTTCAGGTTTTTTTACTTATGCGTTTAGTTTACTCATCGTTCCCTTGAAAGAAGAGTTTAACGCATCTCTCCAAAGTGTCATGTACGCAAATATGTCCGCTGCCGTGTTTGGATTGTTGTTGATGCCTGTGGGCGGTATTCTAATTGATCGATTTTCAGCCCGCTGGACCATGACCTGCGGTGGCTTAGCTGCTGCTATAGGCTTGTGGTATATGTCATATGCAAGCAGTATCGTCGAATTCAATTTGGCATTTGGTATTACAGCGGGTGTCGCGGTGGCATTTATGGGGCCGGTATCGACCAGTGCAGTGGTCACTCGGTGGTTTACCCGTAACCGGGGTAAGGCTCTGGGGATTACAGCAATGGGAACATCATTCGGGGGCATACTAATGCCCGTTATTGTGGCCTATTGCCTAGCGGTTGGCTCGTGGCGTGAGACGATCGTGTATGTAGCATTGTTAACTTGCCTGATTATCTTACCACTAATTTTTATCTTGATCCGAGGAAAACCGTCTGATATCGGCATGGAACCAGAGCCGGATACCGATTCAGATAGCAGCGAAGCGGATGTTGGAGATCCCGTTCTCACCAGTAAGCAGATAATTTTTCATCCCTCTTATTGGTTCCTAGGGCTCAGCCTGGGGCTACTGGTAACGTGCTTTACTGCCACTGTTGCAAATATCGGCCCCTTTATAGCCCAGACAGGGGGTACACCTGCCCAAGCATCAATGTTTATTTTGGTCATGTCGATTGCTGGGATATCTGGAAAAATAATTTTCGGGGTAATGGCCGACAAAATAAATCTCAAGTACGGGTTATGGATTTCACAGTGCCTGCTTATTATCTCTCTACAACTTCTTAGCTTAGAACCTAGTTTTGTACTCTTGGCTATTGCCTCAGTAGGCTTGGGGCTCACGACTGGGAGTATGCTGCCAGTGTGGGGTTCAATGATGGCACGACTCTACGGGGTAGTGAGTTATGGCCGAGCAATGGGCGTAATGATGCCCCTAGTGAGTATTCTGGCCATTATGGGTTTTCCGCTCATTGGAGCACTCTTTGGCATTAACGAAAGTTACCAACTTCCGTTCGCAGTGTTTACCGGCATAACGGTGCTTTCAGCGATGTTGCTGTTGCCGCTAAAGTTAGATCATGTAACGGTACGCCATTCAGTAAAAAAGATACGGGTTTAA
- a CDS encoding TonB-dependent receptor, which translates to MKHNNFKKKAIAIAIGLTTLSGAAYAAELEVITVTSQKRIQTMADVPVSMQVATGDMLDELSIVDFGGLVERLPNVYLGSSPSISSISMRGVGTGTDNAAAEQSVGMYVDGTYLSRGFQFNAPFTDVERVEVLKGPQGVLQGKNSVAGAIVITTRRPTDDFEARVRTGYEIENGGYNLEGMVSGGISDNLFARVVVQNNLVGGWLDTNSRLSQDGVMLNGEKDQNEDEFSIFRLSLVWEPTDDLTLFGKVETGERKVRGTSFSGLKNQPGATYAGVPIDAFFLSKDPNYDTIDNGVVSNGFNFTYNPETNKFEADNKPLETAVDSASFTGQIDYEIEQGTLTGITSYSAFEQSRAMVTTMAPTDWLVFRDEKGDGGEEFDQLTQEIRFVSADTGAFTYIVGAFYMDRNIKYDGATSAINFSNGNLPFSNFDNIPDDYQTAFVYQFFDAANERHFDENTESYSAFGQVTWNVNDDVRINVGARYTDETKEVEYSFQPGPQGSNLVIFDPVLYPGLPDLNAFSRSVFGVEYFTTADLPRSKISNSSLDPSVSVQWDVNQDIMLYGSYTKATKAGGFNSSANSPDITSFDSERATGYEIGLKGSFLEGTLLANVALYNTSFDDLQVSALDSNTNSFFFKNAAEATTQGLEADIRYAVTDSVEIGGALAYLDATFDDFPGASCSGGISKEANCDPVTSTRNAKGDKLRFSPDWAGNLYATYKYDLSNGMKLDLRGDLIYSDDYFWGSQNDAYMVQDAFTKVDFSVNLTSEDDDWKVSLIGKNLTDETTVSYGGATPQAIGAYYSNVDKPRQIFLTAEYNWF; encoded by the coding sequence ATGAAACATAATAACTTTAAAAAGAAAGCAATAGCCATTGCAATTGGACTTACAACACTCAGCGGGGCAGCATATGCAGCAGAGCTGGAAGTGATCACCGTCACATCACAAAAACGTATCCAAACAATGGCTGACGTACCTGTTTCGATGCAGGTTGCCACGGGGGATATGCTAGACGAACTAAGTATTGTCGATTTTGGAGGGCTTGTTGAACGCTTGCCCAATGTGTACCTTGGCTCTTCGCCTAGCATAAGCTCAATCAGCATGCGCGGCGTTGGCACCGGAACTGATAATGCAGCAGCAGAACAATCAGTAGGCATGTACGTCGATGGTACCTACTTAAGCCGAGGCTTCCAATTTAATGCACCCTTTACTGATGTGGAACGTGTTGAAGTTCTTAAAGGACCGCAAGGTGTTTTACAAGGTAAAAATAGTGTAGCTGGCGCCATAGTGATTACCACGCGTCGTCCTACAGACGACTTTGAAGCGAGAGTACGTACCGGTTACGAAATTGAAAATGGTGGCTATAACCTTGAAGGAATGGTCTCTGGGGGGATTTCAGATAACCTTTTTGCTCGCGTAGTGGTCCAGAACAATTTAGTGGGTGGCTGGCTTGACACCAACTCTAGACTTTCACAAGACGGCGTAATGCTGAATGGGGAAAAAGACCAAAACGAAGATGAGTTCTCTATTTTTCGCTTGAGTTTGGTCTGGGAGCCTACTGACGACCTAACTCTGTTCGGAAAAGTTGAAACAGGTGAACGTAAAGTAAGAGGAACATCATTTAGCGGCTTGAAAAACCAACCTGGAGCAACTTACGCCGGCGTACCGATCGACGCCTTCTTTTTAAGTAAAGATCCTAACTACGACACAATCGATAATGGCGTAGTATCCAACGGCTTTAACTTTACCTACAACCCAGAAACCAACAAATTTGAGGCTGACAATAAACCTCTTGAAACAGCTGTTGATAGTGCTTCATTCACTGGTCAAATCGACTATGAAATAGAACAAGGTACACTGACGGGTATTACTAGCTATAGTGCGTTTGAACAATCGAGAGCAATGGTAACTACCATGGCCCCTACAGACTGGTTGGTTTTTCGAGACGAGAAAGGTGATGGTGGCGAAGAATTTGACCAATTGACCCAAGAAATCCGTTTTGTTTCCGCTGATACTGGAGCTTTTACTTACATTGTTGGCGCCTTTTACATGGATCGTAATATCAAATATGATGGAGCCACGTCCGCAATCAACTTTAGTAATGGCAATCTCCCATTTAGTAATTTCGATAATATCCCAGACGATTACCAAACAGCTTTTGTTTATCAATTTTTTGATGCTGCCAACGAGCGTCATTTTGATGAAAATACCGAATCATATTCTGCGTTTGGACAGGTTACTTGGAATGTTAACGATGATGTTCGTATCAATGTTGGGGCTCGCTATACCGATGAAACTAAGGAAGTAGAATACAGTTTTCAACCCGGTCCTCAAGGCTCAAATTTAGTGATTTTTGATCCTGTTTTATACCCAGGCCTTCCCGATTTGAACGCTTTCAGTAGGAGCGTATTCGGAGTTGAGTACTTTACAACAGCAGATCTCCCTCGCAGCAAAATTAGCAATAGTAGCTTAGATCCCAGTGTGTCTGTGCAATGGGACGTTAATCAGGACATTATGCTCTACGGTTCATATACTAAAGCGACTAAAGCAGGTGGTTTTAATTCATCAGCCAACAGTCCTGACATCACTAGTTTCGATTCCGAGAGGGCTACAGGCTATGAAATAGGTCTCAAAGGTAGTTTCCTTGAAGGCACTCTATTGGCAAATGTAGCTCTTTATAACACCTCATTCGACGACCTTCAGGTTTCTGCACTTGACAGCAATACTAATTCTTTTTTCTTCAAAAATGCTGCAGAAGCGACTACACAAGGACTAGAAGCGGATATTCGTTATGCGGTCACAGATAGTGTTGAAATTGGCGGCGCTCTGGCCTATCTAGACGCTACCTTCGATGATTTCCCCGGTGCGAGCTGTTCAGGTGGTATATCAAAAGAAGCAAACTGTGATCCTGTCACTAGCACTAGAAATGCGAAAGGGGATAAGCTTAGGTTTAGTCCTGATTGGGCCGGCAACCTTTATGCGACCTATAAATATGACCTATCTAACGGAATGAAACTCGACTTAAGAGGCGACTTAATCTATAGCGATGACTATTTCTGGGGTAGTCAAAATGATGCCTATATGGTTCAGGATGCTTTCACTAAGGTTGACTTTAGCGTAAACCTGACAAGTGAAGATGACGATTGGAAAGTATCACTTATAGGGAAAAACCTGACTGATGAGACAACTGTCAGCTACGGGGGTGCAACACCTCAAGCTATAGGCGCATACTATTCTAATGTTGACAAACCACGCCAGATATTCCTAACAGCTGAATACAACTGGTTTTAA
- a CDS encoding TonB-dependent receptor: MFNILKNKIARAITFLSGAALAMPIYANAAIAEDATTENKKPTLEVIMVTAQKRIQSLSETPLSIQAFGGDAMESLNINEIQDLTTHLTNVNFSNTSGPSYITIRGLGTGSNTSAEQSVGMFVDGIYVSRGYQFNAPFLDIERVEVLKGPQGVLAGKNSVAGAVVINSRRPTDDTEGYFRAGYDIENEGYTLEGAFQGALTDTIFARLTAMNNFEDGWIDTNSRIASDGVTQLEGKKNQNTNKVQALRLGVVWEATDDLSLYGKLESSTRKTKGTHFGLFGVQDGVDGQTALATFEAIDPNFGYITDGVASNAYAVEYDEDSNTLDITNEGQFINVDAQSATLQFDWDLGDIGTLTGISGYSTFESEELISQAMAPIEWLTFEGDKGAGGDQLDQYSQEIRLVSPGNETIDYIVGLFYMDRTIEQKGYRQNFRLTSLGFPAFADFTSVRTYKEQTTSLSGFAQITWNISETLRANIGARYTNETKERLKHSIQPTFIVDIPPANQAMLDVFGIVPFTTEDIDQTKIDENNFDPSVSLQWDIDSNNMLYTSLTSATKAGGFNSTATKLDGSIFDSETSDSFEVGLKSSLMDGRININVAIFNSKFDDLQVSTLDPNTSALTFQNAAKATSEGIETDLRFAVTDNLEVGGALAYLEAVYDDYPGASCSSGESIEADCDLTTFTRNTAGDSLRFSPEVTGNLYADYRWSLDNGIQMGLRGDLTYSDEYFFTSQNDAYGLQESFVKANLMLEIKSEDDSWLVSIVGKNLTNEITANFGGATPLITGAYWANSSKPRQIFINAQYNFF; this comes from the coding sequence ATGTTCAACATACTCAAAAACAAAATAGCCCGCGCGATAACATTCCTATCGGGTGCCGCTCTGGCTATGCCCATATATGCTAATGCCGCAATAGCCGAAGACGCAACAACAGAGAATAAGAAACCTACGCTTGAAGTGATTATGGTTACAGCGCAAAAACGCATACAAAGCTTAAGTGAAACCCCTCTTTCTATACAAGCATTTGGAGGAGATGCTATGGAAAGTCTAAATATTAATGAAATACAAGATCTAACGACCCATTTAACCAACGTGAATTTTTCCAACACTTCAGGTCCTAGCTACATAACAATCAGGGGGCTCGGTACAGGGTCTAATACGTCAGCCGAACAATCTGTAGGTATGTTTGTCGATGGCATTTACGTAAGCCGCGGCTATCAATTTAATGCTCCCTTCCTTGATATAGAGCGTGTTGAAGTACTCAAAGGGCCTCAAGGAGTTCTTGCAGGTAAAAACTCTGTCGCAGGTGCGGTTGTCATTAATAGTCGCCGTCCTACAGACGACACTGAAGGGTATTTTCGCGCCGGCTACGACATTGAAAATGAAGGCTACACTTTAGAAGGCGCTTTCCAAGGAGCCTTAACAGACACTATTTTCGCTCGTTTAACCGCGATGAATAATTTCGAAGACGGCTGGATAGACACTAACTCTCGCATAGCCTCAGACGGCGTTACACAGCTTGAAGGCAAGAAAAACCAAAACACCAACAAAGTGCAAGCACTGCGTTTAGGTGTAGTATGGGAAGCAACTGACGACCTGTCTCTTTATGGGAAACTAGAGTCGTCTACAAGAAAAACGAAAGGTACACATTTTGGTTTGTTCGGCGTACAAGATGGGGTTGACGGACAAACAGCACTCGCTACTTTCGAGGCTATCGACCCTAATTTTGGTTATATTACTGATGGCGTAGCATCAAATGCCTATGCTGTAGAATATGACGAAGATTCAAATACTCTTGATATAACTAACGAAGGACAATTTATTAATGTGGATGCGCAGTCGGCAACCCTTCAATTTGATTGGGATTTGGGAGACATAGGCACCCTGACAGGTATATCAGGTTACTCTACTTTCGAAAGCGAAGAGTTGATATCACAAGCAATGGCTCCAATTGAATGGCTCACTTTCGAAGGCGATAAAGGAGCAGGTGGTGATCAACTTGATCAATACTCACAAGAAATCCGTCTTGTTTCACCTGGTAACGAGACAATTGACTATATAGTAGGTTTATTTTATATGGATCGTACTATTGAACAGAAAGGCTATCGTCAGAACTTTAGACTGACCTCTTTGGGTTTTCCAGCGTTTGCAGATTTCACCAGTGTGAGAACGTATAAAGAGCAAACAACCTCCCTTTCCGGTTTTGCCCAGATCACTTGGAATATAAGTGAAACTCTACGAGCAAACATTGGTGCACGTTATACTAATGAAACCAAAGAAAGACTTAAGCATTCAATTCAGCCAACATTTATAGTCGATATTCCTCCCGCTAACCAGGCTATGCTTGACGTTTTTGGAATAGTTCCATTCACCACTGAAGATATAGATCAAACTAAAATCGATGAAAACAACTTCGATCCAAGCGTTTCACTTCAATGGGATATTGATAGCAACAACATGCTCTATACATCACTAACTTCCGCGACAAAAGCGGGTGGTTTTAATTCAACAGCAACTAAATTGGACGGTTCTATATTTGATTCTGAAACATCAGATAGTTTTGAGGTAGGTCTAAAGTCTTCTTTAATGGATGGTCGAATAAATATCAATGTAGCCATTTTCAATTCCAAGTTTGACGACCTACAAGTGAGCACATTGGATCCTAATACAAGCGCCCTTACATTCCAAAATGCAGCAAAAGCAACTTCAGAAGGCATTGAAACCGATTTACGTTTTGCAGTCACCGATAACTTAGAAGTAGGTGGGGCTCTTGCTTATCTTGAAGCGGTCTATGATGACTACCCTGGCGCAAGCTGTTCTTCTGGAGAATCTATCGAGGCCGACTGCGATCTTACAACCTTCACAAGAAACACTGCAGGCGACTCGCTACGCTTCTCTCCTGAAGTCACAGGTAACTTATACGCCGACTACCGCTGGAGTCTGGACAACGGAATACAAATGGGTCTAAGAGGTGATCTAACCTACAGCGACGAGTATTTCTTTACCTCTCAAAATGATGCCTATGGCCTTCAGGAGTCATTTGTAAAAGCAAACCTAATGTTAGAAATAAAAAGCGAAGACGATAGCTGGCTTGTATCTATTGTTGGTAAAAATCTAACGAATGAAATAACGGCTAACTTTGGTGGTGCAACCCCATTGATAACAGGTGCGTACTGGGCGAATAGCAGTAAACCAAGACAGATTTTTATTAATGCGCAGTACAATTTCTTTTAA
- a CDS encoding SDR family NAD(P)-dependent oxidoreductase, which yields MGFEGKIVFVTGASSGIGLAVVKAFSEHGAKVWAADINNEPEAFSGDDNIEFRRLDITR from the coding sequence ATGGGATTTGAAGGTAAGATTGTATTTGTAACAGGAGCTTCAAGCGGAATAGGGCTGGCGGTAGTGAAAGCTTTTTCTGAGCACGGTGCAAAAGTTTGGGCCGCGGATATTAACAATGAACCCGAAGCGTTCAGTGGTGATGATAATATAGAATTTAGACGTCTTGATATTACCCGATAG
- a CDS encoding SDR family NAD(P)-dependent oxidoreductase, protein MILPDSANWDAVVNSITTTDGSLDILVNCAGRIDFGLIAETPWETVAKAMDVNLGGAYRGIQACVPLLLKRDDDAPWASIINISSMASYGGVPFSSTYAASKAALTSFSKSAAQEFAKMGQHIRVNSVHPGTIDTPMVTETDKAVAAALGTNQENVRLEAIARHPVGRIGCVDDVVFGVLYLADERAAFTTGYDLKVSGGREL, encoded by the coding sequence TTGATATTACCCGATAGTGCTAACTGGGACGCAGTTGTTAATTCTATTACTACTACAGATGGGTCTCTTGATATCCTCGTAAATTGTGCTGGCCGTATAGATTTTGGTTTAATTGCCGAAACACCTTGGGAAACTGTCGCAAAAGCCATGGACGTTAATTTAGGTGGTGCTTACCGTGGTATTCAAGCATGTGTTCCTCTTTTACTTAAACGTGATGATGATGCTCCATGGGCTTCAATTATTAATATATCGTCGATGGCTTCATATGGCGGCGTACCTTTTTCTTCTACGTATGCGGCTAGTAAGGCAGCCTTAACATCGTTTTCAAAAAGTGCAGCTCAAGAGTTTGCAAAGATGGGGCAGCATATTCGAGTTAATTCTGTACATCCAGGTACCATTGATACACCAATGGTTACTGAAACCGATAAAGCCGTTGCTGCCGCTTTGGGTACTAATCAGGAAAATGTTCGTCTCGAAGCTATTGCTAGGCACCCTGTAGGCAGAATTGGCTGCGTTGATGATGTTGTTTTTGGTGTGCTTTATTTAGCTGATGAGCGCGCAGCTTTTACAACAGGGTACGATCTCAAAGTGAGTGGGGGTAGGGAACTTTAA
- a CDS encoding SDR family NAD(P)-dependent oxidoreductase, protein MVTGGARGLGEMMAKGLLQAGAKVYITSRTPADCDAKVEELSIYEDCKGIVAMWRPLQTHNNLRQRPLYATSKEDRQIDS, encoded by the coding sequence CTGGTAACTGGCGGCGCAAGAGGCTTGGGTGAAATGATGGCTAAGGGCCTACTTCAAGCGGGTGCGAAAGTTTATATTACCTCTCGTACGCCAGCTGATTGCGATGCTAAAGTTGAAGAGCTTTCCATTTATGAGGATTGCAAAGGTATTGTCGCGATGTGGCGACCACTACAGACTCATAATAATCTCAGACAAAGACCATTATATGCCACAAGTAAAGAAGACCGTCAAATCGATTCTTAA